In Danio rerio strain Tuebingen ecotype United States chromosome 9, GRCz12tu, whole genome shotgun sequence, the genomic window tttatttcggctagaataaaagcagtttagacatttttatgaaccattttagggacaaaattattagcccctttaagctatattttttctcgacaatctacagaacaaaccactggtttacaataacttgcctatttaccctaacctgcctatttaacttAATTCACCtagttttaagcctttaaatgtcactttaatctgtatagaagagtctttggaaaaatatctagtaaaatattatttactgtcatcatggtaaagataaaataaaacagttattagaaatgagttattaaaattaatatgtttagaaatgtgttgaaaaaaatcttctctccgttaaacagaaattggggaaaaaaataaacaagcggtctaatattttaggggggccaataattctgacttcaactgtgtatgtatgtatgtatgtttgtatgtatgtatgtatgtttgtatgtatgtatgtatgtttgtatgtatgtatgtatgtatgtatgtgtatatatatatatatatatatatatatatatatatatatatatatatatatatatatatatatatatatatatatatataaacataatccTTATAATCCATGTCATATATGGTTCCTCACTCACTAAAGGGTTAAAGCATGAGTGAGTAATGATCTAGTGGCAGTGGAGTCAATGACCTTTTCCTCCACATGTTCTCTTGAAGTTAGGCATCAGACGACTTCATGGCAGTAAAAACAGGCAGCTCTTCAACATATGTGGAAGGGAAAAGTCCTCTCTGTCCATTCAGCTCACCGAACCACCAGCCTGTGTCGTCCTTTTCAAAGATCTCCAACACGTCTCCTGGCAGATCGAAGACAGAGTCAACAAGACACATGCAGGTGAAGAAGGATGATGTATTAAGATGAACTGCCTTATTACCTTCATTAATGTTTAACTCGTCCTCTCTGTCTGACGCAAAGCTGTAGAGAGCCTTGCATCTGCCAATACAGCACAACTCTGCTCCTGTTTAGGGAACAGAAGTGTGTGTTAGGAAAAGCGATGTGCAAGTCTGGTCGACTATACAGTACAATACAGCTCCTAGTATTATTTGACACTCTTTTGGCCAATACCAGAtactatttttactttttcttttgtgtgtttttaggaCAGTGTTAatttaaatggtaataataaaataatgctgTTTTACAGAGagcatatttttttcaaaacataatagtttaaagaactaatttattttgtctttgccatgatgatagtacacACTGTTTTACTAGTtactttgcaagatactagtattcagcttgaagtaacatttaaaggcttaactaaggtaattaggcaagttaggtcaGTTAGGTAAGGTAActagtttgttcatttattcattaattttccttcggcttagtcccttattcatcaggggtcgccacagcggaatgaactgccaactattccaatagtatctggatgcagccttgatgatgcaagctgagattgcatcactcagcgatgcaacgTCAGActcaatggagcgagtgacgtcactgtgatgggtagggttaggggtggggttaggtgagcgcattaaaaatcattggatgcagctcagattgcactgcaccgagtctgcagccagacccctctcaactcTTCTGGCATATGTTtgatgcagctgatgcccttctagccgcaacccagtactggaaaacaccctttcattctcacacacacacacacactacagccaatttagtttattcaattcacctaaagtgcatgtgtttggactgtgggggaaaccagagcacatggaagaaacccacgccaacacgaggagaacatgcaaactccaaacagaaatgccaattggcccagtcgagactcgaaccagcgaccttcttgatgagaggcaacagtgctaaccaatgagccactatGCCGGTTCAACAGTAGTAAAAAAAACTACGGCTTATAATATTGACACTAAAAATAGTTTGTAAAAAATATGGAAACGCTTTTATTTCCAACATACTAAATGAACCAGAAAGACTTTCTGTAgatgaaaaaatataattgtaaatgctgtaaaatttCACTGTTAAGGTATAAATGAAGCTAACATAAACTAATCTTATGGTATTGTTAgttcacattgctagttttgtggctAAAAGGCAAAAAGTAGTTTGtccttttaatctttaatagaaatctgaaaatgcacttcctgttatttttttcagttaaagggtcacgaaacgccagaacacattttttgagatgttgacagtcatatatgtgtctcaAGCTGCTTAAAACaccattaggacacatatatttcactaaaaagtttgAGCAAATTCATTCTTCCGCTTTGAAACGAATTTTCAAAGCTACGTCTTGACCATAAGATCCttgtgtgtattccagcatggagactggatgtctgtaccagcGAGTACAACGTGACGCATTTGAGTGAGCAGCATTAATACATGAGAAAGACTTGCTTTAAACCTATaagcgctctattgtgtatgccaggggtgtccaaactcgctcctggagggccggtgtcctgcagattttagctccaacttgattcaacacacctgccaggatgtttctagaacgcctagtaagagcttgattagctaggccaTCTGTGtgtgattggggttgaaactaaactttgcaggagaccggccctccaggactgagtctgGACATCCCTGGTGTGCGCAGTGCAActttaatatgcatgatagcttcgaaaaCGACAGAGAGAGGATACactgtgttgaaaaaaacaagaggaagaagaagaattgtttggagacatggttcagtgttgtgtttataaatgtgctgcaataaaggttttgttttcatttccctgctatgagagcgcagctggactcaagtgtggattacagtgtacgcgattTTTTTACATGAGAGCTTTAAtgcatctggaaatggtaaaaTCCAGATTTGTTGCtcatctccttttaaaaaaaacgcagttccagttggtgttgattgtcctgtctctacagatttggtaagcgatcagtggtctttgtttgtttattcagatggcaaagttggttagtatcatcagcagaactctttcagtgtttaaaagaCATACCGTAGTCAAAATTAtatagttactaagtttacagtacgttaagtGTACAGTACGCAACGTTACAGTACATTAGGTTTTTTTCCTCAATTCATTGTGCGGTATCAaccattccattaaaacaacattcttccagcagttcctcgtaTGCAATATCTCGTTTTTCACGGGGGGCATGCATAacatgttcctgaataaaagtgaaagtgccaaacagCAGTTAAAGTAAACAAATTAAGAACTTGTCAAATAATTCttttactgatgtccatgtaaacgcagtcaacttctcccctgcatctgtgttGTTTTACCTCTGTGAAATTCTGCACATGCTCGAACTGAAAACTCCAATTTTTATACTTTCCCTCCCCAACACTCTAAACTAAACagaactttgaacagaatgtgaattggaggtgctcctatcggaggtagaccgaagaaaaacggtgttatttgcaagtttgtctttggaatgagctagttgagtgatttccGCTTGTTTGATCGGCAGAGACAACAAAGCTAAAGAGGGAGGACATCAAcagtgtgagtggcgtagctcgtaccacacatggcaacatgttttgacccTGTCATTCAAGAAcgcggttcgaatccagcgtctgatgaactcattcttctttttcccccactacgtatcagattttgcctactctacatcatgaggaagacaagtaggaatcattaataagtgtgtgtattatgttaagcgcatttgagcatcacgtattatttgcacatttattgaatggaaatttTTCTGGTTCAcatatgcaaattcgtcttcagatggcgcctttatagcaatgtgagTGCAGTTGATCGCTCTAATTACCTTGGGAagacaggcgaccgctgcaaattgtgctttaatgtttggctggtcaactgtatggtatggaaaccttatatacctgctagacatgcggatgatctcgtcccatacagctgtcagctgccattgcacggctcaaaaaTACTTTGTAgttatttaacacaattgcctctagaagtcgccaatggaaataaaacaaacacgcacaagaactgtgcgtacgcctgccatgaagttggcgtggaacaacgcacattctcacgttcatttaatcgttagtaaatccaaacgtgagcgattctgagcgtgaaacctggtgcacgcaaagtttttgtgcgtacgcagcgttgatacatgaggcccctggactcACTCACTTTCCTGGCTTTTTAGAGGTgcttaaattctcagattacgtctgtctgaggtaaggggtgtggctaacatacttagcCACCCTCCTCCAGCTgtcacaacaaacagaaatggtgactaggaggtgtctgttaggttgtaataactctccccaaactctTTTCCTgatcttttttaaatgaaatgccttctttactacatccaatcagctagcattagaaaaaaacaatctacgcccactgttttctcatttaatattccgtttttTATcagaactgcatcacaatacaaaaaaaaaaaataaaataaaataaaataaaacaactttcGGTTATTTTGGACTTTAAACATCACctgtattgtgtatatttaccTTTATCGTCTTCATATTCAGATACACTTCCATTAACCGGGCCATTCTTTTGGCCATCAGAATTGGTCGCCTCATTCAAGGGGTTTTCTCCAGTCCCTTCAGGGCTTGGGCTTGTCTCATTGCTCACTGTTGCCCTCATGGACTGACGTGATCTGAAAGGAGTCTTTTTGATCCTCACCGGTCGAGAAAGCTGCACTACACTGTGCTCACAGTCCTGGAGCAAAACCAGACACAAAACTGAGTCTTTTTATTCAACCTTGGCTGTTTCCAGACTGTGGCCTTAAGGAAATGCATATATCACAGTCAAGAAATTGTAGCAAGgtcataaaaaaaacatgaagctAAATTAGTGCTCTCaataaacacatttacatgctTTTTCATGTCCTGGTTTTACATATTTCAATTCAGTTTTATAGACTATAGGATTTATTGAATCCACTGTtataatattttgcttgtttgtttaaaatgGTCTATTTTAGTCAGTACTTTAAAACTGTGATATgtcatgtttttataaatgtaaatatcgttaaatttttaagtttagttttagttatttaaCACAAATACAATTGCACAATTTTAGtactacataaacacacatatagtCATGCCAACTACCTGTAACTGATATATTTTTGAATATGTATTGGATCTCAATAaatagtaaacaaataaaaaataatacaataatgataataactgaCAATCAGCAATGGATGAAGTTTAATTTGActataacttttaaaataaatctttaaaataatatatttacttatttatattaatataaatccaccataatattcattcattcattttccttcagatttgtccctttattcatcagaggtcatcacagcggaatgaactgccaacttatccagcatatgttttacactgcggatgcccttccagctgcaacccagtactgagaaacagccAACCAcactcaaactcacacacacacacactacagccaatttagtttattcaatcccCCTATAggggtggagcagtgggtagcggattagttggcatttctgtgtggagtttgcatattattctcgtgtttacgtgggtttactccgagtgctccggtttcccccacagtttaaaaacatgtggtatagataaattgggtaagctaaattgtcaatagtgtatgtgtgtaaatgagtgtgtatgggtgtgtgatgggttgaagctggatccgctgcgtaaaacacatgctggataagttggcggttcattccaaagtggcgaccccagattaataaagggactaagctgaaaataaatgaatgaatgatgctgcTGGTGATAAtttgactaaaatgaaaatataattaatttcaaATACAAGTAATTAAACCGTTatagtttttattacatttatttttattatttttattttttacatttgaaatttgGTTCAAGTAATTTAGTcgtttcagaatttttttaattaattttagcaaTTATTAGATTCCCTGCAGAACTACAATGAAACTTCtaaaacatttgcatttaaaatgaatacTGATAACAGTTTTACCTtctataaataaattcaaataaaaaaagtcagTGGATTGTTGGACAGAAATTGTAAAACGCACCTTTTCTTTCCATTTTGTGATGCTGTCGCTGAATCGATGTCTTGATTTGGGTTTCCCTTCAATCTCTGCCAGACTGTGAGTCAGTTTGCAGTGCGTTGCCTCTAAAAGGTCTAGTTTGAGGATGGCCTGTCGAGATGAATCAGACAATAGTTTAATAAACCAAATATTAAaagttactgtatataatattgtaCACTTTGAAATTGGACAGAAAtacctagtggttgaactagatattgcagtccaaattcaaaatattagaCTGTGTTTGATCAACTGGCCCCTCCTACGATGACTTGACTCAcaagcaggttgccagattgacgacattaACAGGAGTGAGCATGCCTAACAATCAAGCATTACACTAAGCTGCTCAGCTAACATTTATGTttgtactatttatattatttactaattaaaaaaacagcttatGTGGATTTTTATAGCACTGTATCTGCATTTTTGGCCATACCCGCATACATCGATGCAGCCTTCATAACTGAAGAAAAAAACGGTTTGTTTACTATCAAGGCAACCcaaggtgctgaaatataattgggtaaactggcagtgggctggttatagatTCCAAAACTGAGACAGACATACTGACCCGTGATACACGTTTTCCaaggagaataactgactttaagCAATGTTTAACAGATAATCAAGTACGTTCACTTGTTTGGTAAATATCTGCAAACGTAGCATGctattattatgcattaaaagagtcaaaaacgtacatactgcacctttaaatagtcAAAAAGTCTCAATGAAAATGTAATTTAGATGTTACATGTTTGTTATTACATGTAAGAGTGTCTCACCTCCTCCAGTAACTGCTCGGTTTCCTCCAGGTTTTTCTGGTTTGAGAAGTTTGGTTGCTCTGTATAGACTTTCACCATCTTCTCTAAACCTGAAAACCAGATTTATGTGTCAGTGCTGAGCTAAAGGCGTACATTATAACAGCACAGGAACACCTAATAAGATCTCTGAGgaataaaatgttcttttaaaggGGGCATTTCACACAAAATTTAGCTTTCCATAAAATCACCAGCAGTTTCCCACTTCTCTCGTTGCGCCTGACCAGACAGACAAGAGACAAGTtatgtttaaattatatatacatatacagttgtacttaaaaatgatttcttaattgcttgcatgtttgtcacacattAATGTTTCAAATCATTTAAGAAATTGAAATTTTAGTCatagataacacaagtaaacacatcatgcagttctGAAATGAAGGTTTTTATCATTAAGagaaaactaaatctaaaaatatatgtaaaacaatgtgtgaaagtgtttgccccctgTTAAAGCATAACGTAaatctgcttcttcttcttcgtcTTCTTCAATTTAATGGCGGTTGACAAACAACAAAATGGTGTATTTCCGCCACCAACTGGTATAGAGTGTGGATCATTATGATTTAGCCCTCACTTCCACTTTCTTTAATTAAATCCTCCCCCATAAATGCGaatttttaagatattttgataaaaaggtaaaacatttatttcctgAATTATTTTGTAGGATGTCATCTAATTTGAATTGAACTTTTATTTCATCTAAATTCTTACTAAGTTCTCTCCTTTCATCTTCATATTTCTTGCAGTGTAATATCACATGTTACTGTCTCCTCTTGTCCACAAAACTCACATTGTCCTGTGCCATGTTTCCccattttaaaaagtgtactATTTAATTTTGTGTGTCCAAATCTCATCCTGGATATTATCTCCTCTCTCCTGTTTTTTCCGACACTTCTCATTTCTCCTACTTTCTTTTGAATTTTATAAAAACACCGGCCTTTATTTTCATTGTCCCATTGTCTTTGCCACCTTTCCTTCATTCTTTTCTTAATAATACTCTTCAGTTTTACTTATACTTACATTTAGACTGATGTCATTATTTTTGACAGCTTGTTTTGCTTCCTTATCTGCAATTTCATTTCTTTGAATACCAATATGAGCAGAAACCCATAAAAAATATTACTGTTAGACCCATCATTTGAATTCTGTACAAGGTTTGCATTATTTCTAATTAAATGTCTGGTCTACTTTCTGAATTACTATATTGTAAGCTTGTAAGTGAAGAACTCGAGTCTGAACAGATAACTGATTTTAAAGGTCTTATCTCCTCTACCCATTGACATGCTAATAAAAGTGCTATCATTTCTCCTGTATATACAGATACTTCGTCACTAATCCTTTTTCCTACTGATATTTGAAATTCAGGAACTGTAAAAGCCACACCTACTCGATTTAAACTCTTAGAGGcatctttatatattttaacatgactgtaaaattcattaatatatttttgtacataaaataaattacactcCTCATCCTTTTCTCTCTTTTCTTATATTGTAAAATCTACCGATGCGTCTGGTAGTATGTAAATCTGCTTTCACACCTGAGTTCAATTTATTTAGCCACACCCAGGCCTAATCACTGCCACACCTGTtcgcaatcaagaaatcacttaaataggacctgacaaagtgaagtagatcATTAAAGGGAATGAAACAGCTGATATACTGGCGAAGGAGGCAATAAGGCAGGAAAATGTTATGGAAATACCATTCAGTAAAAAAAGATGAAAGCAATAATTAAAGAGAAAATCAATATTAAATGGCAAAATAAATGGGACAATGTAAATACTGGGACACATCGTTTTAACATTCAAAAGAAAGTAGGCAGGATGAAGAGGAGAAGAAGTATGTTGGAAGACAATGTAATATCTAGATTAAGACTAGGGcacactaaattaaataaaacattgcatatcATTGGAAAGCATCCTACTGGGTTATGCGAATATTGtctagtgaaagaatcagttgaTCATATAATAAGTCATTGTCAGAAATATAAAGAAAGGGAAGTATTCAAGAAAATACAGCAGGGTACAATAGAAACAAATCAAATGCTTAGCCAAACAGAGTACTAaagttatttaatttcatttttaaggcAAACTGGGCTAATATATAGAATATAACATATACTATGAGCTTCATAATCATTCTGGTTCACACTCCAGTATagtaggtggcggtaatgcaccttAAAGTTGGATGCCACCTGCCATAAAACAACACGAAGAAGAAGAAGTAGAAGAGCAAAAGATCatcaaaagctagacatcatgttGAGATCCAAAGACAATAAAAACAAAcgagaaagaaaataattgagaTCTACCAGTCTAAAAAAGGTTATAAAGCCATTTCTAAAGCTTTGAGACTACAGCAAATCACCCAATATCTACAAATGGCAAGACCATGGAACAGTGGAGAATGTTCTGAGGAGTTGCCGGCCAAAATTATCTGTTTTGCAAGTCTCAGAGCAACACTGCAATGTTTGGATGCTGAATGAATCAAGTAAGCCAAATATACTGTTATCATTCATTAAGAGTTGTTTGCTTCATTTTGTAACGAACAAGTATTACATGCTTTAATAATTATCATTGGTTCCTTGTGGTGTGATAAACTGGATATAATGTCAGTAAGAGCCACTAGGCTCTGCTAGAGGGGATTGATAACCGGATATATTCCAGGCCACCATAGAGCAAGTGAGTTGCATTTGATAGAGGGCATGTGAACTGATGCCACCAACCCACTCTGGTTCTGGTATTTTGAGAACTTTATTGTTGCTTCTTAAATGTGAGTATTGACTGAGTGTTTAAGCTTGAATGTATTTTCAATATTAAGTTAAGATTTGCTTTTAGTTTATTTCTTATGTAGACAGGACCTGTTGTACTGGAGGTTTCAATGATTGATGATTGTTTGATGCATACTTTAAATGGACAACACTGATTGTTGATTTGGGTTTCAAGGAACAACGTTCATCATTGTGTTTTCTAGAAAGGGTGGAACATTGGCGTTTGAACTATCAGAGTATTCCTCGACACGGTCGGTGACTCTTTATTCTACATTTCTCTATGATTATTTCCAGAGGGAGGATATGTGGATATCATTGCATCACATTCTAAAGTATATATTAACCTCATTATCTATATAATTTAAACTGACTGTTTATGTTCAAAGACTGCGCAATTGTGTATATATTAATtgcagggtgcgaattatactTTGACTATCGAGGGGGTCAAGTTTTTTCCGGTTATGCTCGGTAATATACCTTAGCGAACCAaagttacatattttatttaatttattcattaaactTTTGTTTTAAAGGATATTGAGTGGTTCTCAATGACATTTGTGATTATTAATTAAATGGTTTGCATTCCTGCATCTATTAATGAATGACCATGAAAGACTgcacatattttttgttttgctgtttaaCTTCCATGTGCGAGCAAGTGTATAATAAAATATGCATCTAGTTTTATGGACACCTACAGTACAAATGCCTATAATACAAGAAACATGCTTTGTGAGCACTTATACTGTCTGTTAGTGCTCCAGATTTGCTGCTTTCAAGctgctaaataaatatttttggtgcaaacatgcattcacaatggtatggaCCATTATAGGGGTGCTCAGAGAAAACGATTTCTTAAATATTAAAGGACAGACCCCCATACGTCTTGATTTGATGCTCTTCATgggggatcaagcgttaattagggTGTCAGACCCCCCCCCTGTAATTTGCACACTGATTAATTGTCTTTGTTTGTGTGGTATATACTTCCACgtggagaaattaaaataaataagaaaatatcaggcTTGTGAAGTTTAATTTCAGTTCAATGGAAATTCGGTGAATCCCGCATTTGGAACAAATCACTTGAATGAAAGATTCAGTAGCACTAAAGCAAAATCTTCTGGATCAAACCTTCTCTGTCTGTTTTAGATTTGGTGATCCAGTCCTCCAGACGCTGAAGTTTAGTCCTGATGGCGTCCTTTCTCCTGTCTTTTCCCATCATTGTCTTTCCCTCctcctcctgcacacacacacacgcacaaacatgagtccatttaatttcagtttctgTATACATGAATTTGTGCCGGAAAGTCAGTCTTACAAAGTAGTCAGCCATGAGAAATTCAGCTTTGTTTTCGTCCGCTGTTGTGGCGACGTCCTCAACCAGAGACTGAATGTCTTTCTCCACATCCACCCTCCGCACAGCCTGATCAATCTGCTTGTGGCTCTGACAGCAAAAACATCCAGCTCATGCAAATCAGACACAAAAACTAATCCCAAAGGCAGTTTATTCATTAGGTAAATACGCAGATCAAGAGTCTAATGTGACAGTGTCTTAGTGTCAGCTCacttttttttatgcaatatttacaattttatatataaaacttttgttttcatatGCTAAGATATattctattaaaatatttagatacaaaataaatcatttttactaGTTAGTTTTGCTACTAAACCCCATTAAATGTTCATTATTTGGTTTTCAAtgtttaataaactttttttttatcccaTTATGTTTTCTACTTAATTTTGTCTTTAGATTTTatggctaaaataaaaaattaattatggctaaaaatcaattaaaataataataatttaaaaaatgtttatgatgTTACTGTTGAACAAAGTGTGAACAATTTTGAAGTCTTGAACATTActgaattgacccttcgctaagccacacccaaaaactgcCACCCACCAATCATGGCTTAGCAACTGCAGctacgcgcaggggctctgtTAAACTTtagagcgagggaaacaagccaaagcatTGTGCATATtaattgtgcaaatctgatacccggtatccttaaagtttggacgaGATGGTGGAAATTTTTctcttttcaaaacctaaaacccaagaggagaaatgccagcatggatcaagctctgtgaggggcgctaaagaagcggagttaagttggttttgttttgatattgctGACACATTCAGTCATAGACCGACGACAAGAACtcgcacacctcttaccctaaacaaaTCTTAATTGTGTttcatacaaaaatacaaagcaggtcatgtttcacagctgtctttttctttattgctctattatgagcactgctctgttAAGCCCTCGCcatagtcatactaatagcagtcacatttccatctgtttcaagctgcGAATATTTGAAAATGCATATCAACAGAAAAAAACGAGATATGATTACATTCTGAGCACTTGTGATCATTATACTTCACCCGCAGATGTTTTTGAGTAATTTATAACCCTCATGTCCAAGTTAGAGCTACAATTCACTGATGTCTTCGTCAGTCTTTTGGAGATGTAGTCATTGGTGATTGACGTTATAGtaggttagtgtctgcttttatatttggtgtctgaTTAATATTTGCGTGTAGGGAAAATCTGTTTGTttacttctgctatttatactttggtTTGCAgttcaattgatttttttttattccacataaCTGCACATTAGAATAGAAACTGGATAAagcgcacacaaacatactgacagatATAGTTACTTgcacattgttatgggtcaatggtGCTAATATTcaacacaaatccatcagtttcccctttctggctgctctttcttTGAATGAATTATGGAGAAACACTGTCTGTGTGTTTCCTGGTCTGTTAGTAATGCTccatttcattgcacaacaattaatctattaggctttttggctaaataaagagaaatcacggtttagtttgttaatattagattattttta contains:
- the nostrin gene encoding nostrin (The RefSeq protein has 2 substitutions compared to this genomic sequence), coding for MKDPLSSCTYNLLYQELKRISKNGEFFCKELLAVFQQRSELEINYSKGLQKIAGKLLKVSKEMSDNSTYHAWSFISDEMFASADAHRILGNALNQDVIQEIRQILDEHGKRKRPLDNAVEKSGKLVLTNWSEQIKLKKKLIGLTREHEALFSFVEKNKQICTEKEKQKMFNRLSKSAELQVRVDEEYFNTNMEGHHIRLKLENTVKTCYQIVQELEKQRIETLANTLNKYSLFMTVYSQTVIHSHKQIDQAVRRVDVEKDIQSLVEDVATTADENKAEFLMADYFEEEGKTMMGKDRRKDAIRTKLQRLEDWITKSKTDREGLEKMVKVYTEQPNFSNQKNLEETEQLLEEAILKLDLLEATHCKLTHSLAEIEGKPKSRHRFSDSITKWKEKDCEHSVVQLSRPVRIKKTPFRSRQSMRATVSNETSPSPEGTGENPLNEATNSDGQKNGPVNGSVSEYEDDKGAELCCIGRCKALYSFASEREDELNINEGDVLEIFEKDDTGWWFGELNGQRGLFPSTYVEELPVFTAMKSSDA